One segment of Desulfosudis oleivorans Hxd3 DNA contains the following:
- a CDS encoding citrate synthase yields the protein MTETATIVINGKTYEFPVITGTEGEKAIDIRELRAKTGYITFDPGFSNSGSCTSTITYMDGAKGVLRYRGYPIEQLAETSCFVEVCYLLLNGDLPSRAEYQRMSVMLNDHSLVHEDMQIFFQNFPRSANPMGILSSMVNALRSFYPELMTTEEAIETTFLRLISKVRTMAAMSHRISRGHKIVYPRPDYSYCANFLNMMHDSPVRPYEIKKEFVEALNMFWVLHADHEQNCSTSTVRAVGSARANIYAALSAGIAALWGPLHGGANRAVVEMFEDIRKSGGDVKKAVKRAKDKNDPFRLMGFGHSVYKTYDPRAKIMKKMCDKVLAVANTEDPLLDIAMELEEVALKDSYFTDHNLYPNIDFYSGIVLRTLGIPVEMFTVMFAIGRLPGWIAQWKELMDDPFKKLFRPRQIYVGETMREVLPIDER from the coding sequence ATGACAGAAACCGCCACTATTGTAATTAATGGAAAAACATATGAATTCCCGGTAATTACCGGAACAGAAGGCGAAAAGGCCATCGACATTCGGGAGCTTCGGGCCAAAACCGGCTACATCACCTTTGACCCGGGTTTCAGCAACAGCGGCAGCTGCACCAGCACCATCACCTACATGGACGGCGCCAAGGGGGTCCTGCGTTACAGGGGGTATCCTATTGAACAACTCGCCGAGACAAGCTGTTTTGTGGAGGTGTGTTACCTGCTGTTAAACGGAGACCTGCCCTCCCGGGCCGAATACCAGCGCATGAGCGTCATGCTCAACGACCACTCCCTGGTCCATGAGGACATGCAGATCTTTTTCCAGAATTTTCCCCGGTCGGCAAACCCCATGGGCATTCTCTCCTCCATGGTCAACGCCCTGCGCAGCTTTTATCCCGAACTGATGACCACGGAAGAGGCCATAGAGACCACCTTTCTGCGGCTGATCTCCAAGGTGCGCACCATGGCGGCCATGTCCCACCGGATCTCCCGTGGTCACAAGATCGTCTATCCCCGGCCCGACTACTCCTACTGCGCCAATTTTCTGAACATGATGCACGACTCCCCGGTGCGGCCCTATGAGATCAAAAAGGAGTTTGTGGAGGCGTTGAACATGTTCTGGGTGTTGCATGCCGACCATGAGCAGAACTGCTCCACCTCAACGGTGCGGGCCGTGGGCAGCGCCCGGGCCAATATCTACGCGGCCCTGTCCGCCGGTATCGCGGCCCTGTGGGGCCCCCTGCACGGCGGCGCCAACCGGGCCGTTGTGGAGATGTTCGAAGATATCCGCAAGAGCGGCGGGGACGTGAAAAAGGCGGTCAAGCGGGCCAAGGACAAGAACGATCCGTTCCGGCTGATGGGGTTTGGCCACAGCGTCTACAAGACCTATGATCCACGGGCCAAGATCATGAAAAAAATGTGCGACAAGGTGCTGGCCGTGGCCAACACAGAGGACCCCCTGCTGGATATCGCCATGGAACTGGAGGAGGTGGCCTTAAAGGACAGTTACTTTACGGACCACAACCTCTATCCCAACATCGATTTTTACAGCGGCATCGTGCTGCGGACCCTTGGCATTCCGGTGGAGATGTTTACCGTGATGTTTGCCATCGGCCGGCTGCCGGGATGGATCGCCCAGTGGAAAGAGCTGATGGACGATCCGTTCAAGAAGCTTTTCCGGCCCCGCCAGATTTACGTGGGCGAAACCATGCGGGAAGTGCTTCCCATCGACGAACGGTAG
- a CDS encoding TIGR04219 family outer membrane beta-barrel protein, translating to MKKLWIGLALALLLAVPATSFAIGLEAAIGGWGQDISGDMAYKPLNPITDVIDFERDLGYDSETRVMGRVRIDMPLIIPNIYVMATPMEFEGTSQQAVEFKFGNDTFEADIPYTSKLSMNHVDVALFYSIPLLEMATFNRLNIDLGINLKVADLSAEITQPDTGLSEKEDYVLPIPMAFAAVQLKPIDLLAIEAEGRGISYSGNHLFNVIGRVKVKPFGPFFIAGGYRYDSIKLDEKDLRLDAQVDGFFAETGFEF from the coding sequence ATGAAAAAATTATGGATCGGCCTGGCTCTGGCACTGCTGCTGGCCGTGCCCGCCACATCGTTTGCCATCGGCCTGGAAGCGGCCATCGGCGGCTGGGGTCAGGATATATCCGGCGACATGGCATACAAACCCCTCAACCCCATCACCGACGTCATCGACTTTGAAAGGGACCTGGGCTATGACAGTGAGACGCGGGTCATGGGCCGGGTGCGCATCGACATGCCCCTTATCATTCCCAACATCTATGTGATGGCAACCCCCATGGAGTTCGAAGGCACCAGTCAGCAGGCCGTAGAGTTCAAATTTGGTAACGACACCTTCGAGGCAGACATTCCCTATACTTCCAAACTCTCCATGAACCATGTGGACGTGGCCCTGTTCTACAGCATTCCGTTGCTGGAAATGGCCACATTCAACAGGCTCAACATCGATCTGGGTATCAACCTGAAAGTGGCGGACCTGTCCGCGGAAATTACCCAGCCGGACACCGGCCTTTCTGAAAAAGAGGACTATGTGCTGCCCATTCCCATGGCGTTTGCCGCGGTCCAGCTCAAACCCATCGACCTTCTGGCCATCGAGGCCGAGGGCCGGGGCATCTCCTACAGCGGCAACCACCTGTTCAACGTCATCGGACGGGTAAAGGTCAAGCCCTTTGGCCCCTTTTTTATTGCCGGCGGCTACCGGTACGACAGCATCAAGCTGGATGAAAAAGACCTTCGGCTCGACGCACAGGTGGACGGGTTCTTTGCCGAAACCGGGTTTGAGTTTTAA
- a CDS encoding MBL fold metallo-hydrolase yields the protein MVVRQIKLSRMETFCYLVGDPASKTGLLIDPAFDTGRILAAAATAGFTITAVVNTHGHADHCCGNAAVMGASGARLHIHKKDARQLTGFFNGVLCRLLGGRPSPRPDVVLQHGEAVVLGQTTLTVLHTPGHTPGSICLYMPGHLFAGDTLFVGSAGRTDLSGGSIKDLHASIRTRLFPLPDDTRVWPGHDYGDRPVSTIGHEKKTNPFMQAD from the coding sequence ATGGTGGTGCGGCAGATAAAACTGTCCCGAATGGAGACCTTCTGCTACCTGGTGGGGGACCCGGCCTCCAAAACCGGGCTGTTGATTGACCCGGCCTTTGACACCGGCCGGATTCTGGCCGCGGCCGCAACCGCGGGGTTTACCATCACCGCCGTGGTTAACACCCACGGCCACGCGGACCACTGTTGCGGCAACGCAGCCGTCATGGGCGCTTCCGGTGCCCGGCTGCATATTCACAAAAAAGATGCCCGGCAACTGACCGGATTTTTTAACGGCGTTCTGTGCCGGCTCCTGGGGGGCCGGCCGTCGCCCCGTCCCGATGTCGTGTTACAGCACGGTGAAGCGGTGGTGCTGGGACAGACCACCCTCACCGTGCTGCACACGCCGGGCCACACACCAGGCAGCATCTGCCTCTATATGCCGGGCCACCTGTTTGCCGGCGACACCCTGTTTGTCGGCTCCGCCGGACGCACCGACCTTTCCGGCGGGTCGATAAAAGACCTTCACGCCTCCATCCGCACCCGTCTTTTTCCCCTGCCTGACGACACCCGGGTCTGGCCCGGCCACGACTATGGAGACCGGCCCGTTTCCACCATCGGCCATGAAAAAAAGACCAATCCGTTTATGCAGGCCGATTAA
- a CDS encoding response regulator, producing MIKVLVADDHKIIREGLCNMLDAEPDLKVVGAASNGREALALARKLSPDVVIMDISMPELNGIEATRQIRAEAPQAAVIALSMYADKRYVLGMLKAGVAGYLIKDCAFEELARAVVVVHRGETYLSPAIADTVRKVLVTRIDQDPLTRVEELTERERQVLQMIAEGIKTKDIAESLHISVKTVETYRSSIMQKLGLFSVAELTKFAVREGITPP from the coding sequence ATGATCAAGGTTCTGGTGGCTGATGATCACAAGATAATTCGGGAGGGCCTGTGCAACATGCTGGATGCCGAGCCCGACCTGAAGGTGGTGGGTGCGGCGAGCAACGGACGGGAGGCCCTTGCCCTGGCCAGAAAGCTGTCGCCGGACGTGGTGATCATGGATATCAGCATGCCGGAGCTCAACGGCATTGAGGCGACCCGGCAGATACGGGCCGAAGCGCCCCAGGCCGCGGTGATCGCGCTTTCCATGTACGCGGACAAGCGGTATGTGCTGGGCATGCTCAAGGCCGGGGTGGCCGGCTACCTGATCAAGGACTGCGCTTTTGAGGAACTGGCCCGGGCCGTTGTCGTGGTGCATCGCGGCGAAACCTACCTGAGCCCGGCCATAGCGGACACGGTGCGAAAGGTTCTGGTGACCCGGATCGATCAGGACCCGCTGACCCGGGTGGAGGAACTGACCGAGCGGGAACGGCAGGTGTTGCAGATGATCGCCGAGGGCATAAAGACAAAAGATATTGCCGAGTCCCTTCACATCAGCGTCAAGACAGTGGAAACCTACAGAAGCAGCATCATGCAGAAGCTCGGCCTGTTTTCCGTGGCGGAACTGACCAAGTTCGCCGTCCGGGAGGGGATAACCCCCCCTTGA
- a CDS encoding AAA family ATPase, which translates to MAHPLGDIARQALAHRYDRLVEMDATGTSTTLSAVDRDTGRAVVARLLGVETRFPAAGTLLDHVARLASLSSDYLLEIYEYREVPADSPSGILVIHEAFTGMPLGDLLPSFHRMLSEDARPGHAFCVLAAQMATALRDLHAAGLLYRGITPHSFLFNPATRRFKLDGLAWDDAWLPEQGGFSAGVAASALSCLAPEQAGRMDHVVDFRANLYSLGVLFYEMMTGKHPFPAGDAAGVLYGHTARTPALPSDLNPAMDTALSRMVLKLLAKHPDDRYQSAAGLLFDLADLTGRFDAALSVGEFMPGRKDVSPVFALPDRLYGREEALSFLKKRFDRVRAGDTGVVMVTGGTGVGKTEVIRHLSRYVRESGGIFLTGKFDPNQQNVPLSASKTAIASIARWLLSRPPDQIRAWREKILSAVWPSGQVLVDMIPEMELIIGKQPPLGELPPMEANMRMALVMEKFGTLFLAREHPVVFFLDDLQWADRGTLEHGVAFMLIRQRHYCMVLGTCRDSEVDDTHPLSRFLEKLERTSVPVEKLSLRPLDIDQTTAMMADTLSQARTAVLPLARIVFEKTGGNPFFIRQFLGSLHANGLIHYDTGRGCWAWNVERIAAADITDNVARLLSTTIDKLPAPTLSVLQAAACAGNRIDPELLVLVIGRDRADICAHVQTALEAGLVHPVTDPSATAPAVDTSTGLTWEFAHDHILQAVYQTLPETQAREIHWTVGKALLEKASEGAPGERIFDIVHQLRLGMPLSLSSPEATELARLNLEAGRVAMETISFEGAADYLRHACNLLPDTAWETHYDLAAGIYGALARCEFALGAFVESERLFGLLLQKAPSLVTRARAYNAMVELHTAAGNIDKALMLGRRALETLGIHLPRRPGRARVLLLLVRLRLIWGVRRVSAILDAAENRDETLDITLTLLTNIGLPTFYVNPLLCLWINATGILLGIRNPKEGFPLQHASFGLITLGAFLGSIFGFIGMGRHYAKTGMRLLERQAPGQYQAIAYFVSAFFNRHWYQPARKSIDSFKRAYRHALKTGDISYAGHSINSMFMVRFFLGDNLDAVYAYHQRHEAFIQKARSPFAVAHYKLLRQLYRSLKGQALSPAGLDTKDYDTAAEFAAVVDTGNLLLRFFFLLSQLKLYVFHRQWENGASLVERIQAMNYLPVGTLVVTEYCFFAFLSITNLIVAGTPPQQARRYSRRAARFIRRMRQWYRLQPDNFEPMLRLMEAEKARVQGRPVQAQERYRQAVAAARDGGFTHLAALGCESAGNFFAAQGDTVAARAYLAEARKAYLDWGATAKAADLEKQHAGLFAAIPGHTAVSISPLERADHGAVVAALQAVSQEIVVRRLLTRLMEITMAATGASRAAFISNRQGRLFVEVERWGNETDQTLLKSEPLLEQPTSLMAAVVYYVKRTRELVVMNDVKKESSLFQKNSDDAGTPRALVCMPMARNKRLVGILYLENALTGGVFTEDRIGLLTMIASQAAVSFENATLYEHVMKNEQDLKRLSEKLRSLYSELLLTEERERRRIATELHDRIGHALAGAKIGLETLCKGSAKEHEARLRDVLAVLDQSIADTRTLTFELSPPILYHLGLGPALDWLCEETQKKHGLTVSFADTGQEGGLDQKTEILCFQIVRELLFNAVKHSQAGHVEVRLYRNGARMGLTIQDDGVGFDGSRQSAGSGFGLFSIHERLRLVGGEMNIDTGKNRGTTIDITVPLTGENQNQGEVNDQGSGG; encoded by the coding sequence ATGGCCCATCCGCTCGGCGACATCGCACGACAGGCGCTTGCCCACCGTTATGATCGGCTGGTTGAGATGGACGCCACCGGCACGTCGACCACGCTTTCGGCCGTAGACCGGGACACCGGCAGGGCGGTGGTGGCCCGGCTGCTGGGTGTCGAGACCCGTTTTCCCGCCGCCGGAACGCTTCTCGACCATGTGGCGCGGCTGGCCTCCCTTTCCTCTGACTACCTGCTTGAGATATATGAATACCGGGAGGTGCCCGCGGACAGCCCTTCCGGCATACTGGTCATTCATGAGGCGTTTACCGGCATGCCCCTGGGCGACCTGCTGCCGTCATTTCACCGGATGCTTTCCGAAGATGCCCGGCCCGGCCATGCCTTTTGTGTCCTGGCGGCCCAGATGGCGACGGCGCTTCGCGACCTTCACGCGGCCGGCCTGCTTTACCGGGGTATCACGCCCCACAGTTTTCTGTTTAATCCCGCCACCCGCCGGTTCAAGCTCGACGGCCTTGCCTGGGATGACGCGTGGCTGCCCGAACAGGGCGGTTTTTCGGCCGGCGTCGCCGCATCGGCGCTCTCCTGTCTTGCGCCGGAGCAGGCCGGCCGCATGGACCATGTCGTGGACTTTCGCGCCAACCTCTACTCCCTGGGGGTGCTGTTTTATGAAATGATGACGGGAAAACACCCGTTCCCCGCCGGGGATGCCGCCGGCGTGTTGTACGGGCACACGGCCCGGACCCCGGCCCTGCCGTCGGACCTCAATCCCGCCATGGACACGGCCCTTTCCCGCATGGTGCTCAAGCTGCTGGCCAAGCATCCCGATGATCGCTACCAGAGCGCCGCCGGCCTGCTGTTTGACCTGGCCGACCTGACCGGCCGGTTTGACGCCGCCCTTTCCGTTGGGGAGTTCATGCCGGGCCGAAAGGATGTTTCCCCGGTATTTGCCCTTCCCGACCGGCTCTACGGTCGCGAGGAGGCGCTTTCGTTTTTGAAAAAGCGGTTTGACCGGGTCCGGGCCGGCGACACCGGCGTGGTGATGGTGACCGGGGGCACCGGCGTGGGGAAAACCGAGGTGATTCGCCACCTGAGCCGTTATGTCCGGGAGTCCGGCGGTATTTTTCTCACCGGCAAGTTTGATCCGAACCAGCAGAACGTTCCCTTAAGCGCGTCCAAAACCGCTATTGCCAGCATTGCCCGGTGGCTGTTAAGCCGGCCCCCGGACCAGATTCGGGCATGGCGGGAAAAAATACTGTCGGCGGTCTGGCCCAGCGGCCAGGTCCTGGTGGACATGATTCCGGAAATGGAACTGATCATCGGCAAGCAGCCGCCCCTGGGAGAGCTTCCGCCCATGGAGGCCAATATGCGGATGGCCCTGGTCATGGAGAAGTTCGGGACCCTGTTTCTGGCCAGGGAACACCCGGTGGTTTTTTTTCTCGACGACCTGCAGTGGGCCGACCGGGGAACCCTGGAACACGGTGTCGCCTTCATGCTGATCCGGCAGCGGCACTACTGCATGGTGCTGGGTACCTGCCGGGACAGCGAGGTGGACGACACCCACCCGCTCTCCCGGTTCCTGGAAAAGCTGGAACGCACCAGTGTCCCGGTTGAAAAGCTGTCGCTGCGGCCCCTGGATATCGACCAGACCACGGCCATGATGGCGGATACGCTTTCCCAGGCCAGGACGGCCGTTCTCCCGCTGGCCCGCATCGTTTTTGAAAAGACCGGGGGCAACCCCTTTTTCATCCGGCAGTTCCTGGGGTCTCTGCATGCCAACGGCCTGATCCACTATGACACGGGCCGGGGCTGCTGGGCATGGAACGTGGAACGCATTGCCGCCGCCGACATCACCGACAACGTGGCCCGGCTGCTCTCCACGACCATCGACAAGCTGCCGGCCCCGACCCTGTCGGTGCTTCAGGCCGCGGCCTGTGCCGGGAACCGGATCGACCCGGAACTGCTTGTCCTGGTCATCGGCCGGGACCGGGCCGACATTTGCGCCCATGTTCAAACGGCCCTGGAGGCCGGACTGGTCCACCCCGTTACCGACCCTTCCGCAACGGCCCCGGCCGTTGACACCAGCACCGGTTTAACGTGGGAGTTCGCCCATGACCACATTCTTCAGGCGGTTTACCAGACCCTTCCTGAAACACAGGCACGGGAGATTCACTGGACTGTAGGAAAGGCGCTGCTGGAGAAGGCATCGGAAGGGGCTCCGGGAGAAAGAATTTTTGATATTGTTCACCAGCTTCGGCTCGGCATGCCGCTTTCCCTTTCCTCTCCCGAAGCAACCGAACTGGCCCGCCTTAACCTGGAGGCCGGGCGCGTGGCCATGGAGACCATCTCTTTTGAAGGGGCGGCCGACTACCTGCGCCACGCCTGTAACCTGCTGCCGGATACCGCGTGGGAGACGCATTATGACCTGGCGGCCGGAATTTACGGCGCCCTGGCCAGGTGCGAGTTTGCCCTCGGCGCTTTTGTCGAATCAGAGCGATTGTTCGGCCTGCTGCTGCAAAAGGCCCCCTCCCTGGTGACCCGGGCCCGGGCATACAACGCCATGGTGGAACTTCACACCGCCGCCGGCAACATTGACAAGGCTTTGATGCTGGGCCGCCGGGCACTGGAGACCCTCGGCATTCACCTGCCCCGCCGGCCGGGCCGGGCCCGGGTGCTGCTGCTGCTGGTTCGTCTGCGCCTGATATGGGGGGTTCGCAGGGTTTCCGCCATTCTGGACGCAGCGGAAAACCGGGATGAAACACTGGACATCACCCTGACCCTGCTGACCAACATCGGGCTGCCCACTTTTTATGTCAACCCCCTGCTCTGCCTCTGGATCAACGCCACCGGCATCCTGCTGGGCATTCGGAACCCCAAAGAGGGGTTTCCCCTTCAGCACGCTTCCTTTGGCCTGATCACTCTGGGCGCTTTTCTGGGGTCCATCTTCGGGTTTATCGGCATGGGACGCCACTACGCCAAGACCGGTATGCGGCTCCTGGAGCGCCAGGCGCCGGGGCAGTACCAGGCCATCGCCTATTTTGTGTCCGCTTTTTTCAACCGGCACTGGTATCAGCCGGCGAGAAAAAGCATCGACTCCTTCAAGCGGGCCTATCGTCATGCCCTGAAAACCGGGGACATCAGTTATGCCGGCCACAGCATCAACTCCATGTTTATGGTCCGTTTTTTTCTGGGGGACAACCTGGACGCGGTTTACGCCTATCACCAGCGGCACGAGGCGTTTATTCAGAAGGCCCGCTCTCCCTTTGCCGTGGCCCATTATAAACTCCTTCGGCAGCTTTATCGAAGCCTTAAAGGGCAGGCCCTTTCCCCAGCCGGCCTGGACACAAAAGATTATGACACGGCAGCTGAGTTCGCGGCGGTCGTAGACACGGGCAACCTGCTGCTGCGATTCTTTTTTCTGTTGTCTCAGCTCAAGCTCTATGTTTTTCACCGCCAGTGGGAGAATGGCGCGTCCCTGGTGGAACGCATTCAGGCGATGAACTACCTGCCCGTGGGGACACTGGTGGTGACCGAGTACTGTTTTTTCGCCTTTCTGAGCATTACGAATCTGATTGTTGCCGGCACGCCGCCGCAACAGGCCCGGCGATACAGCCGTAGGGCGGCCCGTTTTATTCGACGGATGCGGCAGTGGTACCGGCTGCAGCCGGACAACTTCGAACCCATGCTGCGCCTGATGGAGGCGGAAAAGGCCCGTGTCCAGGGACGGCCGGTACAGGCCCAGGAGCGCTATCGACAGGCCGTGGCCGCGGCCCGGGACGGCGGGTTTACGCATCTGGCGGCACTGGGGTGTGAATCGGCCGGAAATTTTTTCGCGGCCCAGGGCGACACCGTGGCGGCCCGGGCATATTTGGCCGAAGCCAGAAAGGCGTATCTAGACTGGGGGGCCACAGCAAAGGCCGCGGACCTGGAAAAACAGCATGCCGGCCTTTTTGCCGCCATTCCCGGCCACACGGCGGTGTCCATCTCCCCCCTGGAGCGCGCGGACCATGGGGCCGTGGTGGCGGCCCTGCAGGCGGTTTCACAGGAGATCGTGGTGCGCCGGTTGCTGACCCGGCTGATGGAAATCACCATGGCGGCCACCGGCGCCAGCCGGGCCGCTTTCATTTCCAACCGGCAGGGCCGGCTCTTTGTTGAGGTGGAGCGGTGGGGAAACGAAACGGACCAGACCCTGCTGAAGAGCGAGCCCCTGCTGGAGCAGCCCACCTCACTGATGGCGGCGGTGGTCTATTATGTCAAGCGGACCCGGGAACTGGTGGTGATGAACGATGTAAAAAAAGAGTCGTCGCTGTTTCAGAAAAACAGTGATGACGCCGGCACCCCCCGGGCACTGGTCTGCATGCCCATGGCCCGGAATAAAAGGCTGGTGGGCATTCTGTACCTGGAAAACGCTCTGACCGGGGGCGTGTTCACCGAAGACCGGATCGGCCTGCTCACGATGATTGCCTCCCAGGCGGCCGTCTCTTTTGAAAATGCCACCCTTTACGAGCATGTCATGAAAAACGAGCAGGACCTCAAGCGGTTGTCTGAAAAGTTGCGAAGCCTCTATTCGGAACTGCTGCTGACCGAGGAACGGGAACGCCGCCGCATCGCCACCGAGCTTCATGACCGCATCGGACATGCTCTGGCCGGCGCGAAAATCGGACTTGAAACCCTTTGTAAAGGTTCGGCAAAAGAGCACGAAGCCCGGCTTCGGGATGTTCTGGCGGTTCTGGACCAGTCCATTGCCGATACCCGCACCCTGACCTTTGAGCTGAGCCCGCCGATTCTCTACCACCTCGGCCTGGGCCCGGCCCTGGACTGGCTATGCGAAGAGACCCAGAAAAAACATGGCCTGACCGTCTCCTTTGCCGATACCGGGCAGGAGGGGGGCCTTGATCAGAAAACGGAAATCCTCTGTTTTCAGATAGTGCGGGAACTGCTGTTTAACGCGGTAAAACACTCCCAGGCCGGTCATGTGGAAGTGCGCCTGTACCGTAACGGCGCACGGATGGGCCTGACCATTCAGGATGACGGCGTCGGCTTTGACGGGTCCCGGCAATCGGCCGGTAGCGGGTTCGGGTTGTTCAGCATTCACGAGCGGTTGCGCCTGGTGGGCGGAGAGATGAACATTGATACCGGAAAAAACCGGGGCACCACGATTGATATTACGGTTCCCCTGACAGGCGAAAATCAAAACCAGGGAGAGGTGAATGATCAAGGTTCTGGTGGCTGA
- a CDS encoding MlaD family protein: protein MELIYSRREKIVGLFVISIIVLLFSTVVLIGRGKNWFKSYVTYYTVFEESYNLQENADVKFQKASIGKVSRIDLTEDKVRVTLKILEDYQSRITRDTTVTVKSPTFIGDEYVAVIPGNSRAPAMDEGEEIQSIPKKSIEDLLVEFQVEQTAKKLSTAVKNISDITEALRDPEGPLFTVFEELEAILSNLAEATAKTPMAMDHVNTNLVTINKIGNELYFNLTDLRNMLADVAASMQRVKTALANVEEASYDIPAITHSTSLGIDEIRGAVESTDRIIQSLKENFLIKGNLPPSPEGENIDAGPRQ from the coding sequence ATGGAACTTATATACAGCAGAAGAGAAAAGATCGTCGGCCTGTTTGTGATCAGCATCATCGTGCTGCTCTTTTCAACCGTGGTGCTCATCGGGCGCGGCAAGAACTGGTTCAAGTCCTATGTGACTTATTACACGGTGTTTGAAGAGAGCTACAACCTTCAGGAAAACGCGGACGTCAAGTTTCAGAAAGCCTCCATCGGCAAGGTCTCCCGGATCGATCTTACCGAGGACAAGGTCCGGGTGACACTGAAGATCCTGGAGGATTACCAGAGCCGCATCACCCGAGATACGACGGTAACAGTCAAAAGCCCCACCTTTATCGGCGACGAGTACGTGGCGGTGATTCCGGGAAACTCCAGGGCCCCGGCCATGGACGAGGGGGAGGAGATTCAGTCGATTCCCAAAAAATCGATCGAGGACCTGCTGGTGGAGTTTCAGGTGGAACAGACCGCCAAAAAGCTCTCGACCGCCGTGAAGAACATTTCGGACATCACCGAGGCGCTGAGGGACCCCGAGGGGCCTCTGTTTACCGTCTTTGAAGAGCTGGAGGCGATCCTGTCGAACCTGGCCGAGGCCACGGCCAAAACCCCCATGGCCATGGACCATGTCAACACCAACCTGGTGACCATCAACAAAATCGGCAACGAACTTTACTTCAACCTGACCGACCTGCGGAACATGCTGGCCGATGTGGCGGCCAGCATGCAACGGGTCAAGACGGCGCTGGCCAACGTGGAGGAGGCCAGCTACGATATTCCCGCCATTACTCACTCCACCAGCCTGGGTATTGATGAAATCCGTGGCGCCGTTGAAAGCACGGACCGTATCATCCAGTCGTTGAAAGAGAACTTTCTGATAAAGGGCAACCTGCCGCCCTCGCCGGAAGGGGAAAACATCGACGCCGGACCCCGGCAGTAA
- a CDS encoding P-loop NTPase family protein, with product MSLIELSNYTVARNELRLKNISLAISPGQCWLVASDLRESAGLLFAALATLVKPETGTFRFKNALLDFSTYRQLLSCKREIGYVSPANVLLSNRTILENLLLSDFYDKNTLSVTLDKKTDEMCLLFHIRNRLGQKVTEADRWDLRLAMAVRELAKDPAVLLVEWPEEVVPPDRQWMFVNLLQQALVSGTPLVIFSRDRSFCANFSASGKIVIKGERVTVS from the coding sequence ATGTCACTGATTGAACTGTCCAACTACACGGTGGCCCGAAACGAGCTGCGCCTGAAAAACATTTCGCTGGCAATCTCGCCCGGCCAGTGCTGGCTGGTGGCGTCGGATCTCCGGGAAAGCGCGGGCCTGCTTTTTGCCGCCCTGGCCACGCTTGTCAAGCCGGAGACAGGGACTTTTCGCTTCAAGAACGCGCTTCTGGATTTTTCCACCTACCGGCAACTGCTGTCCTGTAAAAGAGAAATCGGTTACGTTTCCCCGGCCAACGTGTTGCTGAGCAACCGGACCATCCTGGAAAACCTTCTGCTTTCAGATTTTTATGACAAGAACACGCTGTCGGTGACCCTGGACAAGAAAACCGATGAGATGTGCCTGCTGTTTCACATTCGCAACCGGCTGGGCCAGAAGGTGACCGAGGCGGACCGCTGGGACCTGCGGCTGGCCATGGCCGTCCGGGAACTGGCCAAGGACCCCGCCGTCCTGCTGGTGGAGTGGCCGGAGGAGGTGGTGCCGCCGGACCGGCAGTGGATGTTTGTCAACCTGCTGCAACAAGCCCTTGTGTCCGGCACCCCTCTGGTGATATTTTCAAGGGACCGGTCTTTCTGCGCAAACTTTTCGGCGTCCGGAAAGATCGTCATAAAGGGAGAAAGGGTAACCGTCTCGTAA
- a CDS encoding ABC transporter permease codes for MNSPTGYIGRKTLAYVDHLQNMAAFAIDLCAVLLASPLKGRAVVRWGVVEQIYFTAVQALFLIIPLSLLTGSMMLIQFAKFSGQVDLGKLMIILVIREIGPVVTAMLVVLRSATAVTIEIGYMNVFNEIDSLEMTGIDPLRLLAIPRFVGITSAIVCLFIVFDLVAILGGYGVVRLTTSIPVGNFLSDIGSAITGADIIVGLVKALCFGVVISVVTLYHGFEAQKRITVIPKITSTAAIECFFYCIVTNIFISGLFYF; via the coding sequence ATGAACAGCCCGACAGGATACATCGGCCGAAAAACCCTGGCCTATGTTGATCATCTGCAAAACATGGCCGCGTTTGCCATAGACCTGTGCGCCGTCCTGCTTGCCTCCCCCCTCAAGGGCCGGGCCGTGGTCCGGTGGGGCGTGGTGGAGCAGATCTACTTCACCGCGGTGCAGGCCCTTTTTCTGATCATTCCCCTCTCATTGCTTACCGGCAGCATGATGCTGATTCAGTTTGCCAAATTTTCCGGCCAGGTTGACCTGGGCAAACTGATGATCATCCTGGTGATCCGGGAAATCGGCCCGGTGGTCACCGCCATGCTGGTGGTGCTCCGCTCCGCCACCGCCGTTACCATTGAGATCGGCTACATGAATGTGTTCAACGAGATCGATTCTCTGGAAATGACCGGCATCGACCCCCTGCGGCTGCTGGCCATTCCACGGTTTGTCGGTATCACATCGGCCATCGTCTGCCTGTTTATCGTGTTCGACCTGGTCGCCATTCTTGGCGGCTACGGCGTGGTACGGTTGACCACCTCGATTCCCGTGGGCAACTTTTTGTCGGATATCGGCAGCGCCATCACCGGTGCCGATATCATTGTGGGCCTGGTCAAGGCCCTGTGCTTCGGCGTCGTGATTTCCGTGGTGACCCTGTATCATGGGTTTGAGGCCCAGAAACGGATCACCGTGATTCCCAAGATCACCTCCACCGCGGCTATTGAGTGCTTTTTTTACTGTATTGTCACCAACATTTTTATTTCCGGGCTGTTCTATTTTTAA